One Lycium barbarum isolate Lr01 chromosome 5, ASM1917538v2, whole genome shotgun sequence genomic window carries:
- the LOC132642699 gene encoding metalloendoproteinase 5-MMP gives MKILLFSLINIVALIIITASVPVSAHFYHNISTIPRSLIPINSTWNHFNKYLGCHIGQRIKGLAKIKQYFQHFGYINSLSKNFSDEFDDVLFSALKTYQLNFNLNTTGEFDMLTLQHMMKPRCGNPDIVNGTTSMNSGKSLTINTVAHFSFFEGRPRWQSSKTKLKYAFLPENQLTDSVKVMFGRAFDKWMEVTPLTFTETDSYRLADIRIGFFTGDHGDGNPFDGPMKILAHAFSPPIGFFHLDGDENWVVNGEYLKEGMSRISAVDLESVAVHEIGHLLGLDHSSENEAIMFPTLGAGVRKVELSSDDIKGVQMLYGSNPNNNNGSSTVYTPSQENDTSGASTFGSLCPHWFSWIIGFFIAFVL, from the exons ATGAAAATTCTTTTATTCAGCCTCATTAATATTGTTGCTTTAATAATCATTACTGCTTCTGTTCCTGTTTCTGCTCATTTTTACCATAATATTTCTACAATTCCACGTTCTTTAATTCCTATTAATTCTACATGGAACCATTTCAACAAATATTTGGGTTGCCACATTGGCCAAAGAATCAAAGGCTTGGCTAAAATCAAACAGTATTTCCAACATTTTGGATATATTAATTCTTTAAGCAAAAATTTCAGTGATGAATTTGATGATGTTCTTTTTTCAGCTCTTAAGACTTATCAGCTTAACTTTAATCTTAACACCACCGGAGAATTCGACATGCTCACTCTTCAACATATGATGAAACCGAGATGCGGAAATCCAGATATAGTAAATGGCACTACTAGTATGAACTCCGGCAAGTCTCTGACGATAAATACGGTGGCTCATTTCTCTTTTTTTGAAGGACGGCCACGTTGGCAATCGAGTAAGACTAAATTAAAGTACGCATTTCTACCAGAGAATCAGTTAACGGATTCTGTTAAGGTCATGTTTGGACGGGCGTTTGATAAGTGGATGGAG GTAACACCGTTAACTTTCACAGAAACGGATTCTTATAGATTGGCGGATATTCGGATAGGGTTTTTCACGGGGGACCATGGAGATGGTAACCCGTTTGATGGACCCATGAAGATTTTGGCACACGCGTTTTCACCGCCAATAGGATTTTTCCACCTAGACGGCGACGAAAATTGGGTGGTCAACGGCGAATATTTGAAAGAAGGGATGTCGAGAATATCTGCAGTGGATCTTGAATCGGTTGCAGTTCATGAAATCGGGCATTTGTTGGGTTTGGATCATTCATCCGAAAATGAAGCAATCATGTTTCCTACACTTGGTGCTGGAGTGAGGAAAGTGGAACTGTCGAGTGATGATATTAAGGGGGTCCAAATGTTATATGGGTCAAACCCGAATAATAATAATGGATCAAGTACTGTTTACACACCAAGTCAAGAGAATGATACTAGTGGAGCTTCCACTTTTGGTTCATTGTGCCCTCATTGGTTTTCATGGATTATTGGATTCTTCATAGCATTTGTGCTTTGA